The nucleotide sequence GGAGACATCTGGAGACATCTGGAGACACCTGCTTCAGATTAAAATAACTCTGCTGGTTTCTGCAGAATCGAGCGACTAGTTCTCCAGAGAGCAGAACGGGTCCAACTGGTTTACTGCTGTGTGTCTCCatgcaaagtgtgtgtgtgtgtgtgtgtgtgtgtgtctccatgcaaagtgtgtgtgtgtggcgccaACAACACACGGTGCCTTCAGGTGGTTAACTGGCCtgctctgctctgattggtcaaccgcttcgagatgtcccgcccctcacgttcaatgtgttggagtgctagccaataggagcatgAATGTTCCTTAGTGAGGTCACTGTGAAGCAAACAAAGGCGTGAAGTCATGTTCTCCTGCGATGAATGTAATTAAAGGGCTGGCTCCTCAcagtaatataatatataataatgtgttatataatataatatataataatgtgttatataatatttatataataaTGTGTTAAAGCCTGCGTGCCGATGGGCGTCCTCTGGAGACCTGCAGCGCCTCTACTCGGCTCTCAGAGATGACTCCGCCCAGCTCAATGTCCAGGAGCCAATCAGCGGAGACACGCCCCTCATCGCAGCCTGTCGCCGCGGCAACCTGAGGGTCGTGGAGTATCTGCTCGACAACAGGGCGGACgcccagctgaccaatcaggtGAGTCCGGCTGATGATGTCATCATTTAAACTGTGTATATAAAGATAAGTCTATATTTAAAGGAGTAACACTGATGAGGTTATTATGGGATGCTTTAGTTAATATTGATACAAACATATATAaagttgtatatcagtattatCGTTGATGtaaggtgtgtgtatgtgtgtgtgtgtgtctcagaaaCAGAGGACGTGTCTTCATTACGTCTCCAAGAGGACGTTCTCTCTGATCGATTACCTGCTGATCGCCATCCTGATGCCCATCCTGCTGCTCGGATACTTCCTCCTGGTACACACCttaaattacatttcatttcattacattacattacattacatttaattacatttcattacattacatttcattacatttcattccatttaattacattacatttcattacatttcattacatttcattccatttaattacattacatttaattacattacatttaattacattacatttcattacattacatttaattacatttcattacattacattacatttcattacatttcatttaattacattacatttcattacatttcattacatttcattacatttaatttaattacattacatttaattacattacattacatttaattacattaaattacatttcattacattacatttcattacatttcattacatgacatttaattacattacatttcattacattacatttcattacatgacatttaattacattacattacatgacatttaattacattacatttcattacatgacatttaattacattacattacatttaattacatgacattacattacatttcattacattacatttcatttcattacatttaattacattacatttcattacattacattacatttcattacattacatttaattacattacatttcattacattacatttcattagattacattacatttcattacatgacatttcattacattacatttcattacattacatttaattacatttcattacattacatttcattacatttcattacattacattacatttcattacatttaattacattacatttaattacattacatttaattacattacattacatttcattacattacatttaattacatttcattacattacatttcattacatgacatttaattacattacattacatttaattacatgacattacattacatttcattacattacatttcatttcattacatttaattacattacatttcattacattacattacatttcattacatttcattacattacatttcattacattacatttaattacattacatttcattacattacatttcattagattacattacatgacatttcattacattacatttcattacattacatttaattacatttcattacattacatttcattacatttcattacattacatttcattacatttaattacattacatttaattacattacattacatttcattacattacatttaattacattacattacatttcattacattacatttcatttcattacattacattacatttcattacatttaatttcattacatttaatttaattacatttaattacattacatttaattacattacatttaatttaattacatttaattacattacatttaattacattacattacatttaattacattaaattacatttaattacattacatttaattacattaaattacatttcattacattacatttcattacatttcattacatgacatttaattacattacatttcattacattacatttcattacatttcattacatgacatttaattacattacatgacatttaattacattacatttcattacatgacatttaattacattacattacatttaattacatgacatttcattacattacatttaattacatttcattacattacatttaattacattacatttcattacatttcattacatttcatttcattagattacattacatttcattacatttcattacatgacatttcattacatttcattacatgacatttcattacattacattacatttcattacattacatttaattacatttaattacatttcattacatgacattacattacatttcatttcattacatgacatttcattacattacattacatttcattacatgacatttaattacatttcattacatgacatttaattacattacatttcattacatgacatttaattacattacattacatttcattacatgacatttaattacatttcattacattacatttcatttcattacatttcattacatgacatttaattacattacattacatttcattacattacatttaattacatttcatttaattacatttaattacattacatttcattacattacatttaattacattacattacatttcattacattacatttcattacattacatttcatttaattacattacatttcattacattacatttaattacatttcattacattacatttaattacattacatttcattacattacatttaattacatttcattacatttaattacattacatttcattacattacatttaattacattacattacatttcattacatgacatttaattacattacattacatttcattacatgacatttaattacattacatttcattacatttcatttcattatattacattacatttcattacatttagctgacggacatttgaccggcgagaagaaatcctagcggaaaccctgatgtatattcaaatatacatgtgtgtgtgtgtgtgtgtgtgtgtgtgtgtgtgtgtgtgtgtgtgtgtgtgtgtagttgcaGAAGCAGAGGAAGAGTGTGTCTCTGATGGAGGCGGTGCTGAGCAGCGACGTCAACATCGATGCTGTCGACAACGTGAGTGAACATTGGAAAACTTGCTAACGAAAGTAGCATTTTGCTAACGTACTCTTACATTGGTCTCCCATGTCGTCGTAACAGATGTAGCCTCGTGCTAAAATGTGTGTTTACTAATATGAACTATTACTGGGTTGTCATGTCGAGGTCATTTTTCGAAACATATATGTTTTTGATTACATCGactaaatgtataaaatactgTTGTGTGCCTAACTGACAAAG is from Pseudochaenichthys georgianus unplaced genomic scaffold, fPseGeo1.2 scaffold_1633_arrow_ctg1, whole genome shotgun sequence and encodes:
- the LOC117441287 gene encoding ankyrin repeat domain-containing protein 22-like; translation: MGLVYSQPACRWASSGDLQRLYSALRDDSAQLNVQEPISGDTPLIAACRRGNLRVVEYLLDNRADAQLTNQKQRTCLHYVSKRTFSLIDYLLIAILMPILLLGYFLLLQKQRKSVSLMEAVLSSDVNIDAVDNKGNTALHYVCLRKSQILVPLLLERHADTNIQNNDGETALDVSIRLKFRKIVNLLKKER